The Terriglobales bacterium sequence GAGCCCCACTTCCTCCAGGACCCGCAGTTTTTCCGTGATCTTCGGCACCTCGCGGAAAAACTGCAGCGCCTCGCGCACGGTAAGGTTGAGGACTTCGTGGATGTTCTTGCCGCGGTAACGGACTTCCAGCACCTCGGGCTTGAAGCGTGTGCCCTTGCACTCCTCGCAGATCAGTTCGACATCGGCAAGAAACTGCATTTCCACCGTGACCGTGCCATCGCCCTGGCAGGTTTCGCAGCGTCCGCCGGGAATGTTGAACGAGAAGTGGCCGGCGCTGAAGCCGCGCTTCTGGGCCTCGGGCAGGGAAGCCATCAGTTCGCGGATGCCGTCGAAGGCCTTGGTGTAAGTCACCGGGTTGGAGCGCGGGGTGCGGCCGATGGGCGACTGGTCCACCAGCACCACGTCGTCCACAAATTGCCAGCCCCGCAGGGTGGCAGCGCCATTCACTGCCGGCGGAATCGCGACATTGGACTGCTTGGCGGAAACCAGCGCGTGATACAGCACGTCGTGCACCAGCGTGGATTTTCCCGAGCCGGAGACCCCGGTGATGGCGACGATCATCCCGAGCGGAATGGTGACGTCGATGTTCCTCAGGTTGTGCGCGTCCGCGCCCAGCACTTCCAGCTTCTGAATCCCGGGCTTGCGGCGCTGCGGCGGCGGTTGAATGCGCAGTTCCTGTCCAAGATATCGCCCGGTCAGCGAGGCTGCGTTGCGGCGGATTTCGTCGAAGGTGCCGGTGGCGATTACCCGCCCGCCGTTCTCGCCCGCGCCGGGGCCGAGGTCGAGGATATGGTCGGCCGAGCGCATGATCTCGGGATCGTGCTCCACCACCAGGATCGTGTTTCCCAGGTCGCGCAGGTCGTGCAGGATTTTGATCAGGCGGGTAGTATCCCGGCTGTGCAGCCCGATCGATGGCTCGTCCAGGACATACAGCGTCCCCACCAGGCGCGAACCGAGCGAGGTTGCCAGCTGAATGCGCTGCGCCTCGCCGCCGGACAGCGTCGAGGCGAGGCGGTCGAGCGTAAGGTATTCCAGGCCGACGTCGTTGAGAAAACGCAGCCGGTCGCGGATTTCCTCCAGGATCTTGTCCGCGATCTCGCTCTCGGCCGGACTTAGTTTCAGCGTCGTAAAGAACTGCCCCGCCTGCTCCACCGTCATTGAGCACACCTGGCAGATGTCCTTGCACGCGATTTTTACGTGACGCGCTTCCGGGCGCAGGCGCGCGCCCCCGCAGATGGAGCACACTGAATATCCGCGGTACCGGCTGAGGAAGACGCGCACGTGCAGCTTGTACTTCTTGCGTTCCAGGTGGGCGAAGAAGCCTCGCACGCCCCAGAACTTGCTGTCGCCGTCGACCAGGACCTGCTGGTGCTCCGGCGAAAGCTCGCGCCAGGGAACGTCCAGCGGAATGCCGGCGCTCTTGGCGTAGCGCTTCAGGTCGTTGAACAGGGGCTTGTATTTGGGCTTCGTCCAGGGCTCGATCGCGCCCTCGGCCAGCGTCTTGTTCTTGTCCGGAATGACCAGGTCAATATCGAAATCGATGGTGTTGCCGAAGCCCTGGCAGCGCGGGCAGGCGCCGAACGGATTATTGAAGGAGAACAGGCGCGGCTCGGGTTCTTCATAGAGGATGCCGCACTGCTTGCATTCAAAACGCTGTGCGAAGCGCATGCGCTCCGCTGCCTGGCCTCCGCCCGGGGCGGTCTCGAAGACTACTTCGCCGGCCTCGCGGTAGCTGCTCTCAACCGCGTCCACGATGCGCGTGCGCTGGTCGGGCGCCACCACGATGCGGTCCATCAGGACGAAAACCGGCTCCGAGAAGTCGATGTCCAGCAGCGATTCCGGGGTGGAAAATTCGAATACCTGTCCGCCCTGGAAGAGCCGGTTGAAGCCCTTCTTGCGCAATTCGAACAGGGTCGCCTTCAGCAGGTCGGATTCTTCCAGTTTCTGCGCCGCCGGAAGCTGCTTTTTGCGGCCGCGCGATTTCGGCTCCTGCGCAATCACCCGTCCCGCCGGCGGTTGCACCGGGAAGAACACGTTCAGCCGCGTTCCTTCCGGCAATGCGAGCAAGCGGGAGGCGACTTCATCCACCGTATCCCGTTTGACTTCGACGCCGCACTGCATGCAGTAAGTCCGGCCGACGCGCGCGAACAGCAGGCGCAAGTAGTCATAAATTTCCGTGGCTGTGGCGACGGTGGAGCGCGGGTTCCGCGTCGTGTTCTTCTGACGGATGGCCACCGCCGGCGCGATGCCGTCGATCACATCGGCGTCGGGCTTCTCGATCCGCTCCAGAAACTGGCGGGCGTAGGCGGAGAGCGATTCCACGTACCTGCGCTGTCCCTCGGCGTAAATCGTGTCGAAGGCGAGCGACGACTTGCCCGATCCCGACACTCCCGTAACCACGGTCAAGGCGTTGTGGGGAATCTCGAAGTCGATGTTCTTCAGGTTATGAACGCGGGCGCCGCGGACAACTATGCTTTCCGTTGACATCAGGGAACCGAAGCAGCCTGTACCCGCCCCAGACCATCTCCGGGTCTACAAACAGGGTCGGGAATGCTGCGGAATCTTTTGATTATAGAGTCTGGCATCCCTGCTTCACAACGGCCTGCCGGGCAAGCGCCGCATGGCCCAAATCGGGCGAAGAGCACATCGCGAAGCGATATGTCCCCAAGTAGTTAGCCGTCCAACTTTGCATCCAGGCGGTCAGTTCCAGCATCATGGAGTGTAACAGTGAAACTGCGCTCGGCACCGAGTTCAAGCTGCCGGTCGGGGTGAGGTGAATTCAATGTATGAGGTTCTTCTCTTGGCGGCTTGGGTGCCCCTGGCCGGCTTTACCTTGGCCCTGTGTCTTGGCCCCGATAAGGAAAGCGAAACGTCCTACTCTGAATGACCGTCGACCACGGGCGCCTCGACCTCGTTCGCCCGCGGGTTGCGGTTATACCGGAAAGCAAATCCCACCAGTCCCAGCATGAGTCCGACAGGCGGCAGCAGCAGGGTAAGGACCGCGTGCGTGATGGCCTTCTGCCCGTTGTTGCTGGCGCCCTTCGCCGAGGTGTAGCACATGGCGCACCCCTGGCCGAATGCCGGTGCGGCGCCCAATGCCGCCAGCAACGCGAGACTGCACAGCCGCGAGCGCATTACCTCACTCCCAGGTCGATGATGCGAAATGCGTCGGCGAAGAAGACGCACATCAGCGCCAGGCAGACGCACAGCGCAACCATCATCACTCGCCGCATGCGCATGATCTCGTACTTCATGTGCATGAACCAGAGAATGATCAGCGCCGCTTTGATGATGGAAAGTCCCAGCAGTATGGACAGCATTCTTAACGGCTGCAGCTGTTCGTATGCCAGCAGGACCTCGATGCCGGTAATCACCAGCAGCACCGCCCACACGATGTAAAAAGGCGTGTGGCTGTGTCCGCGGTGCTTCAGCGCTTCGCGTTGTGCGATCAGTGCGTCGGTGCTCATGCCTCTCCTACTTAATCCTGGCAGACATCAGGTACACCAGCGGAAAAATGAACATCCACACCAGGTCCACGAAGTGCCAGTACAGGCCGCTGGTTTCAACGTCGTTGGAGGAAAACTTCTTGCCCATGCTGCGCAGCACAATGATTCCGAGCACTACCACCCCGATGGTCACGTGCAGCATGTGCAGCCCGGTCAGGGTAAAGAACGTGCCGCCGAATTGCGGCGCGCCCCAGGGATTTTTGCTCGGGGTCATGCCCTCGTGAATCAGCCCCATCCACTCGCGAATGTGGAGGATCACAAACATGGTCCCGCAGAACATGGTTGCCAGCAGCCAACCGATCGTGCCCTTTCGGTTTCCCAGGCTGGAGGCGGACACCGCCAGCACCATGGTTAGCGAACTGGTGAGCAGGAACCCGGTCATGATGGTGGCGTTGATGATGCTGCCGCTGTGAAACGGCGTCGGCCAGGTCGGGTTCGAGATACGTCCGTAGCTGTAGGCAAACAGCAGCGCTCCGAAGGTGAGTGAATCGGAGAGGATGAACAGCCACATCCCGATCTTGTTGGAATAAGTCTGGAACAGCGAGGGCTCAAACTCGGTGTGCGCTATACGCTGTCCCACGGCAACATCGGCCATTCTTTCCATCCTCCGCTTACGCCGCGAATTTCAGCAGCGCGAAAATGTACAGCCACAAAATCGCCATGAAGTGCCAATACCACGCGGTGACATCCACGACGATGCGTTTCCGCTCCAAGGGCCGCGAACGGAACACCGCGGCCAGCGCGTAGAGCAGCGCCAGCACTCCTCCCAGCAGGTGCACGCCGTGCATTCCGGTCAGCACGTAGAAGAACGAACTGCTGGGACTGCTGGAGACATAAAAGCCGCGCTTGCCCAGCTCATGCCATGCCAGCAGTTGCCCGGCAAGAAACCCGAAGCCGAGCACTACCGTGATCGGCAGCCAGGGCATGCCGCGGTCCGGTTCCTTGGCAATGCCAGGCATCTCCGTCACCGGCACAATCGCCGCCTTGGCAAACGCCGCTCGCCGCGCCATTTCGATGGTGAAGCTGCTCGCCAGCAAAATGCAGGTGTTCAGCAGCAGCAAGCCCATGGGCAGGCTGAGCGGCTTCCAGTCCGTGACATAGGCCTGCGTCGCCTGGTCGTAAGAACCGAGCCCCTGGCGCACGATGTAGGCGCTGGTGAAGGAGACGAACAGCATCACCACCGCCGCCAGGCCGACCATCAGCCCAAGGCGATACCGGCGCAGGCGCTCGCCGAAATCGGGATAGGGGTCGTCGCGCCCGCCGCCTCCGCCTCCGCCGTAGCGCGGAAAATCGATGACCGGTGGACGCCCCCCGCCGCCGGCTTTCGTTGTCACCGGTTTCTCGCGGACCCTCAATGTCGGCAAACTGCTCATAACCCCAACTTCAGTGAGATGTGCTGCCGGTCTGTGCCGGATCGGTCTGCATGATGAAATCGCGCGGCGCGCCGGGGACGCCGTACTCGTACGGCCCGTTATTCACCACCGGAATGTGTCCGCCGAAGTTGTCATGCGGCGGCGGCGACGGGATGGTCCATTCCAGCGTCGTGCACTCCCACGGATTCACCTCCGCCTTGGCGCCCTTGAACATGCTCCAGAACAGGTTGAACAGGAAAATGAACTGGGCGCTGATGGTGATGATGGCCGCGATGGTAATGAACTTCTCCACCGGCCAGAACTGGTGCAGGTACGCCACCTCGGTCAGCTGCGAGTAGCGCCGCGGACGCCCGGCGATTCCCTCGTAGTGCATGGGGAAGAAGATCGCGTACGCGCCGATGAAGGTAATCCAATAATGGATGTACCCGAGAGTGTTGTTCATCTTCCGGCCGAACATCTTGGGGAACCAGAAGTAGGTTGCGCCGAAGATGCCGAAGATGGCTGCCACGCCCATGATGAGGTGGAAGTGCGCGACCACGAAGAAAGTGTCGTGCAGCGGAATGTCGATCGCCGGTTGCGCCAGGAACGGACCGCTCAGCCCGCCGGAGACGAACAGCGAAACGAAGCCAATGGCGAACATCATGGGCACGGTAAAGCGAATCCGCCCCTTCCACATCGTGCCCAGCCAGTTAAACGTTTTGATGGCGGAGGGCACCCCGATGGCGATGGTCATCATGCTGAACGCCATGGCCGAATACGGGCTCATGCCGCTCATGAACATGTGATGGCCCCAGACGAAGAACCCGAGCACGCCGATGCCCAGCATGGCGTACACCATCGCCTTGTAGCCGAAGATGGGTTTGCGCGAAAACGTCGACAGGATTTGCGAGGTGACACCCATGCCCGGCAGAATGGCGATGTAAACCTCGGGATGTCCGAAGAACCAGAACAGGTGCTGCCACAGCAGCGGGGAGCCCCCGTTGTGCTTCACCATTTCGCCGCTCACCACCAGCCCGCCGGGAACGAAGAAGCTGGTGCCGAGATTGCGGTCCAGCAGCAGCAGGACACCGGCGGCCAGGAGAACGCCGAACGCCAGCAGGCCGAGTATGGCGGTCACGAACCAGGACCAGACCGTCAGCGGCAAGCGCATCATGGTCATGCCGCGGGCCCGCAGGTCCAAGGTTGTAGTGATGAAGTTCAGCGCGCCCAGCAGGGAAGCGATGCAGAACAGCGCGATGCTCGCGATCCACAAATCCTCGCCCAGCCCTTGTCCCGGACCGGCCGACGGGATTGCGCTCAGCGGCGCGTAGTTGGTCCAGCCTGACAGCGGCGCCCCGCCCTCGACAAAAAACGCGGCAATAATGGCGACAAACCCCAGGAACGTCGTCCAGAACGACATCATGTTGAGGATGGGAAACGCCATGTCCGGCGCGCCGATCTGGATGGGCAGCATGTAATTGCCAAAGCCGCCCTGCGGCGCGGTGGTGAGCACGAAAAACACCATGATGGTGCCGTGCATGGTCAGCAGCGCCAGGTAGGTTTCCGGCTTGATGTCGAAGCCCAGGACCTTGGCCCCAGGCCACACCAGGTGGATCCTCATCAGCAGCGACAGGAACATGCCGACGAAGACCGATGTCAGCGCCAGGAAGTAATACTGAAGCCCGATGACCTTATGGTCGGTGCTGAAGATGTATTTGCGGATGAAGCTGGTAGGCGCGGGATGAACGTGCACTCCTCCGTGCCCGTTCCCGCCGGCTTGCAAGGCGGAATCATGTTGGGGAGTTTCTGGATTTTGCATGGTTATTGTTTCTCCGCCAGGCGCAGTGCCGTCCAGGCGTCATAATCGTTCTGGCTGACCACCTTGAGAATGCCGTGCATTTTGTAGTGCCCGAGACCGCACAGTTCGGCGCACGCGATCTCGTAGTCGCCGATCTTGTCGGGAGTGAAGTGCATGTGAATCATCAGCCCGGGAACGGCGTCCTGCTTGAAGCGCATCGAGGGCACGAAAAAGCTGTGGATCACATCCTGCGAGCGCAGGATCACCTCCACTTCGCGATTCACCGGAACGTACATGGTGCCGGTGACGAAGTCGTCCTTGGAGGCGGGATCGGTGGAGTCCAGTCCCACCGCCGCTTCTCCGCCCGCCGAGGCGTCCACCAGCTCGGGTTTGGTGCGCCCGAATTTGCCGTCCGGCCCGGGATAGCGGAAATACCAGGCAAACTGCAGCCCGGAGACCTCCACCTGGACCGCGTTGGGCCTGGCCGGCTCGAAGCGCTCCGACGCCCACAGGTGAGCGCCGGTAATGGCCAGCCCGAAGAAGAGGACAGCGGTCAGCGCCGTCCACACCACTTCCAGCGTGGTGTTGCCGTGGGAGTAGGTGGCGGAGGCGCCGGGACGCTCGCGGTATTTCCAGGCAAACAGTCCCAAGCCGGCTTGCGCCGCGATGAACACGATGCCCATCGCAATCAAGGTGTATTGGAACTGCGAATCAAGGGCCGGCCCGCTCAGCGATGCCGCTGCCGGCCACCACCAGGTTTTCGCCACGAAGAAATAAGAACAAACAAATGTCAGGAGCCAGATGACAAATAACAGCGCAAGGCCCATCCTCGAACGCCCCCGTGCTGAAATGTTGATGTGTTCCCTAGGTCAGTTCGCCGGCCGAAAATTCCACCCCATCGGGATTTCGCGACCGCCGCGAAATATATCACACTGACCAGTGATGCTGCACACTCCAAGCTGTGACGCAAAATATTTCCCGCGGCGGAGTTGAAAATTGCAACAGCAGGAAAGCCGCGCTGGACGGAGTTTTTGGCCTGGACTCGTCGCAAAAAAAATGGCCGAGGCTTTCACCCCCGGCCACTGGAAACCCTAAACTCGAAACTGGTTTCTAGGCTTCCGCCATCTGCGGACGCCCGCTCCAGCCGTGCAGCCCCTGCTTCAGGATCCAGCGCACGACGTTGCGGTTGTTGTAGTAGTAGCCGAGCACGTACTGGCAGGTGGAGAGGCAGTGCGAGTTGCACACCTTCTTCATCTCGTCGAGCTCGCCGAAGTTGAACTTCGGTTCCCAGATCTTTCCCCAGTCGGTCTTTGCCGAGTACATGGGGAAGCACGGGGCCAGGGTGCCGTCGGTGCGGATCACGCAGGAGTTGTGGCCGGCGCGGCAGTTCCACGGATAGGTAATGCCGCGCATGAAGTCCTTCATCTTGCGCAGGTGGTCCTTGGAGTTCACCATGATGTACCCCTGCGCGTTTTTCTCGATCAGGTAGTCCAGCACCTCATCCACCGCCGGCCAGTCCTCCGGCCGGATGTAGGTGACGTTTTCGTTCAAGTGCTGGAAGTGCGGCTGCTCGATGTAAGGCGGCTCATTGATGTGCACGTCGCTGGAGATGCCGTTATCGTGGGCGATCTCGGTGAGCTGCTTGACGTCATCAAGGTTGTGCCGGCAGATGTTGGTGTTGAACACGATCATGTAGCCGTACTTGCGCTGCTGCTGCACCAGGTACTTGAACTGCTTCTCGATGCGCTTGAAGTTCTTCGCCAGTCCGGGCTTTTCATCGATGCTGTCCACCGCCAGGTTGATGGCCGCCACTCCGCGATCGCCGACCTTGTCGATGAAATCCTCGTTCATGAGGATGCCGTTGGTCGGCAGGTACACGAAGAAGCCGTTCTTGGTGCCGTAATCCACTACCTTGAGGATGAAGTCGCGGCGCAGCAGCGGTTCACCGCCCATGATCGCGATCACCCGGCAGCCCACCGCCTTCAGCCAGTCAATCGACTGGATG is a genomic window containing:
- a CDS encoding cytochrome c oxidase subunit 3 — its product is MADVAVGQRIAHTEFEPSLFQTYSNKIGMWLFILSDSLTFGALLFAYSYGRISNPTWPTPFHSGSIINATIMTGFLLTSSLTMVLAVSASSLGNRKGTIGWLLATMFCGTMFVILHIREWMGLIHEGMTPSKNPWGAPQFGGTFFTLTGLHMLHVTIGVVVLGIIVLRSMGKKFSSNDVETSGLYWHFVDLVWMFIFPLVYLMSARIK
- a CDS encoding cytochrome C oxidase subunit IV family protein, whose product is MSTDALIAQREALKHRGHSHTPFYIVWAVLLVITGIEVLLAYEQLQPLRMLSILLGLSIIKAALIILWFMHMKYEIMRMRRVMMVALCVCLALMCVFFADAFRIIDLGVR
- a CDS encoding radical SAM protein, with protein sequence MPELQTGSYHANNFVRAFRRWFVPYVQSRVMNDQFRPLLSYLFTEWKCNVDCHYCWAFNNKVKGMTEETAIQSIDWLKAVGCRVIAIMGGEPLLRRDFILKVVDYGTKNGFFVYLPTNGILMNEDFIDKVGDRGVAAINLAVDSIDEKPGLAKNFKRIEKQFKYLVQQQRKYGYMIVFNTNICRHNLDDVKQLTEIAHDNGISSDVHINEPPYIEQPHFQHLNENVTYIRPEDWPAVDEVLDYLIEKNAQGYIMVNSKDHLRKMKDFMRGITYPWNCRAGHNSCVIRTDGTLAPCFPMYSAKTDWGKIWEPKFNFGELDEMKKVCNSHCLSTCQYVLGYYYNNRNVVRWILKQGLHGWSGRPQMAEA
- a CDS encoding cytochrome c oxidase subunit 3 yields the protein MTTKAGGGGRPPVIDFPRYGGGGGGGRDDPYPDFGERLRRYRLGLMVGLAAVVMLFVSFTSAYIVRQGLGSYDQATQAYVTDWKPLSLPMGLLLLNTCILLASSFTIEMARRAAFAKAAIVPVTEMPGIAKEPDRGMPWLPITVVLGFGFLAGQLLAWHELGKRGFYVSSSPSSSFFYVLTGMHGVHLLGGVLALLYALAAVFRSRPLERKRIVVDVTAWYWHFMAILWLYIFALLKFAA
- the uvrA gene encoding excinuclease ABC subunit UvrA — translated: MSTESIVVRGARVHNLKNIDFEIPHNALTVVTGVSGSGKSSLAFDTIYAEGQRRYVESLSAYARQFLERIEKPDADVIDGIAPAVAIRQKNTTRNPRSTVATATEIYDYLRLLFARVGRTYCMQCGVEVKRDTVDEVASRLLALPEGTRLNVFFPVQPPAGRVIAQEPKSRGRKKQLPAAQKLEESDLLKATLFELRKKGFNRLFQGGQVFEFSTPESLLDIDFSEPVFVLMDRIVVAPDQRTRIVDAVESSYREAGEVVFETAPGGGQAAERMRFAQRFECKQCGILYEEPEPRLFSFNNPFGACPRCQGFGNTIDFDIDLVIPDKNKTLAEGAIEPWTKPKYKPLFNDLKRYAKSAGIPLDVPWRELSPEHQQVLVDGDSKFWGVRGFFAHLERKKYKLHVRVFLSRYRGYSVCSICGGARLRPEARHVKIACKDICQVCSMTVEQAGQFFTTLKLSPAESEIADKILEEIRDRLRFLNDVGLEYLTLDRLASTLSGGEAQRIQLATSLGSRLVGTLYVLDEPSIGLHSRDTTRLIKILHDLRDLGNTILVVEHDPEIMRSADHILDLGPGAGENGGRVIATGTFDEIRRNAASLTGRYLGQELRIQPPPQRRKPGIQKLEVLGADAHNLRNIDVTIPLGMIVAITGVSGSGKSTLVHDVLYHALVSAKQSNVAIPPAVNGAATLRGWQFVDDVVLVDQSPIGRTPRSNPVTYTKAFDGIRELMASLPEAQKRGFSAGHFSFNIPGGRCETCQGDGTVTVEMQFLADVELICEECKGTRFKPEVLEVRYRGKNIHEVLNLTVREALQFFREVPKITEKLRVLEEVGLGYLRLGQSATTLSGGEAQRIKLAAHLQPRVRDFAPQKDQEAKRRRPRMLYIFDEPTTGLHFDDVSKLLAAFRRLIDAGGSVLVIEHNLDVIKVADWVIDLGPEGGERGGQVVAAGPPEAIARCAKSYTGKWLARILTAIGNSRLEAPAPEPAVAVRRRGTGTNGGK
- a CDS encoding cbb3-type cytochrome c oxidase subunit I, with translation MQNPETPQHDSALQAGGNGHGGVHVHPAPTSFIRKYIFSTDHKVIGLQYYFLALTSVFVGMFLSLLMRIHLVWPGAKVLGFDIKPETYLALLTMHGTIMVFFVLTTAPQGGFGNYMLPIQIGAPDMAFPILNMMSFWTTFLGFVAIIAAFFVEGGAPLSGWTNYAPLSAIPSAGPGQGLGEDLWIASIALFCIASLLGALNFITTTLDLRARGMTMMRLPLTVWSWFVTAILGLLAFGVLLAAGVLLLLDRNLGTSFFVPGGLVVSGEMVKHNGGSPLLWQHLFWFFGHPEVYIAILPGMGVTSQILSTFSRKPIFGYKAMVYAMLGIGVLGFFVWGHHMFMSGMSPYSAMAFSMMTIAIGVPSAIKTFNWLGTMWKGRIRFTVPMMFAIGFVSLFVSGGLSGPFLAQPAIDIPLHDTFFVVAHFHLIMGVAAIFGIFGATYFWFPKMFGRKMNNTLGYIHYWITFIGAYAIFFPMHYEGIAGRPRRYSQLTEVAYLHQFWPVEKFITIAAIITISAQFIFLFNLFWSMFKGAKAEVNPWECTTLEWTIPSPPPHDNFGGHIPVVNNGPYEYGVPGAPRDFIMQTDPAQTGSTSH
- the coxB gene encoding cytochrome c oxidase subunit II; protein product: MGLALLFVIWLLTFVCSYFFVAKTWWWPAAASLSGPALDSQFQYTLIAMGIVFIAAQAGLGLFAWKYRERPGASATYSHGNTTLEVVWTALTAVLFFGLAITGAHLWASERFEPARPNAVQVEVSGLQFAWYFRYPGPDGKFGRTKPELVDASAGGEAAVGLDSTDPASKDDFVTGTMYVPVNREVEVILRSQDVIHSFFVPSMRFKQDAVPGLMIHMHFTPDKIGDYEIACAELCGLGHYKMHGILKVVSQNDYDAWTALRLAEKQ